TCATCTTAGTCATTTATTTGCTAAAAATATACGACTTAGAACTAATTTATAAGGTTCCTGTATCAAATAGCTCGTTCTATTTGCAAGTAACTGTGTACCTGTATACTCCTGGGGAAAATCTATAGTCATAGGGTTCCAAATCTTGTCCAattattgcccctcccccataaTAGTTTACCCAAGACCTCCCAGAGTTACTATGCACATAATTTACTAAACTAGATCAGAGAAAACTCCTTTTACCCCCCTACCTTCCTTGGGCTTTGGACTTGGAGAGTCCATGGCAGAAAATATCACccatgagtttttgtttttgtttttaggttcaCTAAATTTACTTTAAACATCATAaaacggggggcttccctggtggcgcagtggttgagagtccgcctgccgatgcaggggacatgggttcgtgccccggtccgggaagatcccacatgccgcggaacggctgggccagtgggctgtggccgctgagcctgcgtgcctggagcctgtgctccgcaacgggagaggccacaagagtgagaagcccgcgtactgcacacacacacaaaaaaatcataaaacgtTTCTTACAAAAGAGCATTACATTCTGCACACTGCTCTGAATAGATGCCAGGGACATACAGACTATTGTTACTtttcctccctatcccacccccccaaaTGTTACAGTGATCACAAAGCAAAGCGTTCACAATAATTAcatggggggattttttttttaaaccacgaacaatgaacaaaaattaaaattcactcaCTCCGCTGCTGTTTCAAAATTTCAATGTTTTTGCACAcccgcccccaacccccaacGCTGTTCGTAAGGAACTAAAACATTACATCTGGTGAACAGCAAAGATTTCACTACACCTCAAATGCAGAACACCTAGGAAGCAGAGGAATGTTGGCTTTTTAAACAGaagctgataaaaaaaaaaatgcaggactCCTTCAGTTCTTCACTAGTCTTAGAAAAACTTTCCAGAATACTGCTTCacactataaaaaagaaaaaatatcttgcaTTAGAATCCTTCAGCATCTGCATACTGCTTCACACTGTCCTGCTCAGCAAATCCTGTGCATTCTGTATCTGGTCCTGTGTTTGTTCCTGTGATGGTAACGATCTGGTCTTCGGACCCTTCTAAAGGCTCATCAATTTTGATCGAAGCTCCTGACTCATGACAGATTTGTTTAATCCACTGACCACATTTGCCAATAATAGATCCAGCCAGGTCTTTGGGAATAGTTACTTGTGTAGTAATAATAGGTCCACCAAGATCACCATATGAGCCACGACCCCCTGCATAGGGATAATCATATCCAGAGCCACCCTGTGGTTTATAAGCCATCTGCCGCTCTGATGGGCTCCATGTATCTACTTCAGAGTCACCGGTTTCATCAGCACTGAAACCAACCATGCCATCATAACGGTCTCCAGGTCTCCCTCTTCTGTCATAGGCCATTAGCTCTCCTCCTctaggtggtggtggaggaggaagaagattcCGAGCTCTGCCACCACCCCGGCCCCCTCGTCCAGGAGGATGTGGAGGAGGTCCTCGGCGAGGGCTCCTATCATCACAGTCTCTTCTGGATGGAGGCATGGGACGCCCACCCTGACCAGGAGGCATTCTGTCAAAACCACCTCTACCCGGCATGGGAAATCCCACGGGACGTCCCCAGCGGTCATCAAACATCATTGTAAAACCACCATAATCGTAGGTTTCATCGTAAAAATTGGGACCCTAAGGCTGAGCACGTCCTTTGATGGGAGACTGATATAAAATCAAGGATGATCTTTATGCACTCTACAACCTTATCAGGTTTTCCTCCAATAAGAACAACTCTGTCAGTGGATTGAGGACAACGTTCCTGGAAAAGCTTGATTGTTGTCTGAGTGTTCCTCGAAGTTCTTTGATTTTAGCGCCTTCGAGCCCAATAATTCCTCCAGCCAGACTCTGATGAATCAACAGTCTCAACTCGCGGTCAAAGTCCCATCCTTTAGAGTGTTGGTAATTTAAGCATTCCACAGCTTCAGATTCTAGCGGGAGCTGGCTGGTTGCAGTGGGTGATGGCAACTGCAGGCCCTCTTCCAAGGTAGGGATGATTTTCTTCAGAATTTCTCCAATTGTTTCAGTGTCAGAACTGATACTCAATATGCACTCGGGGCCACTGCTGTCTGGGACTGAAACACTGGCATTGTAGTCTGTACGGAGAGCCttaatattcttgcctccttttccaATCACTGCCCCAGCATTCTTGCTCTGAAGCAGAATGCCTAATTCAACCATCTCATCAGTGTTTCTAAATCTTTCAAAAGTTTGTTCCTCTTCCATATCTTCAGCAGGGCGCTTACCAAATTCGCCATTGATTTCGGTGTTGGGAAAGGTTTCCTCTGGCTGTTCAGTTTCCACTTTCTTACATTAAAGGGACACACCAATCAGCTATTAAATATATCTATCCTTGCAGGGCAGAACTGAAGTGTTCTGGACGGGACCAACTGACACCCTAGTGCTGCAGTAGCGGGGCAAGGCTACCATCCCCATGCCACCGCGCTGCCTCGGCGGGTCACAGCTAGACAGAGACGAGCCCACCCACGAGTTTTTGGAGTCTTCATAGACTaagaatatttcaaagaaaaggaattaCAGAAACAGCACATACACTATGTAGGGCTGTGGCATTAAACCATctgtgtgctcaataaatgcaggCTAGGAACAGCCACTCAAGGGCAACCATGGCTTAGAGGGAGATGGGGTAAGGCCTGACCCAGACCACGTGCTCAGTGTTCTCCAGAATGAGTGTCTGCAGAAACAGGCATGGTACTGGCCAGAGATAGGAACGTCCAGAGCCGCTGAACCAAATCTCAACACAGGGAATTATAAACACAAATAGACACATGGGCACACTCATGTTGTCCTCTATCTAAAAAGCCCACTttcagggaactccctggcggtccagtggttaggactccatgcttccactgatGGGGTTCCatgttcaatacctggtcagggaactgcgtggcccaaaaattaaaaaataaataaaaatcctgtTTTCATTAAGAGCCTCCTTATCTGGGCTACTTACTTCCTCAAAAGTGTACCAATAGTTACTGTGATTTGAAAGGGAAGAatttgggaattccctagtgttccagtgattaggactcagcgctttcactgccttgggccccagtttgatccctggttggggaactaagatcccacaagtcgagcggcacagccataaataaatgaatgaatgaataaataaaaggtaagaatttaaaaatctattcccAAGTCAAGCCCGATACTAGTCTGCCATGTCAGTGCTTCCCAGAGCTCACCAGACACTAAAAGCAGAACCCATCAGAGCTCACCAGACACTAAAAGCAAGACCCATCAGAGCTCACCGGACAGTAAAAGCAGGACCCATCAGAGCTCACCGGACAGTAAAAACAGGACCCATCAGAGCTCACCGGACAGTAAAAGCAGGACCCATCAGAGCTCACCAGACAGTAAAAACAGGACCCATCAGAGCTCACCGGACAGTAAAAGCAGGACCCATCAGAGCTCACCGGACAGTAAAAGCAGGACCCATCAGAGCTCACCGGACACTAAAAGCAGGACCCATCAGAGCTCACCGGACACTAAAAGCAGGACCCATCAGAGCTCACCAGACACTAAAAGCAGGACCCATCAGAGCTCACCAGACAGTAAAAGCAGGACCCATCAGAGCTCACCAGACACTAAAAGCAAGACCCACCAGAGCTCACCAGACACTAAAAGCAAGACCCATCAGAGCTCACCAGACAGTAAAAGCAGGATCCATCAGAGCTCACCAGACAGTAAAAGCAGGACCCATCAGAGCTCACCAGACAGTAAAAGCAGGACCCATCAGAGCTCAACAGATACTAAAAGCAGGACCTATCAGAGCTCACCAGACAGTAAAAGCAGGACCCATCAGAGCTCACCAGACACTAAAAGCAGGACCCATCAGAGCTCACCAGACAGTAAAAACAGGACCCATCAGAGCTCACCAGACAGTAAAAACAGGACCCATCAGAGCTCACCAGATACTAAAAGCAGGACCCATCAGAGCTCACCAGACAGTAAAAGCAGGACCCATCAGAGCTCACCAGACAGTAAAAGCAGGACCCATCAGAGCTCACCAGACACTAAAAGCAGGACCCATCAGAGCTCACCAGACACTAAAAGAAGGACCCATCAGAGCTCACCAGACACTAAAAGCAGGACCCATCAGAGCTCACCAGACACTAAAAGCAGGACCCATCAGAGCTCACCAGACACTAAAAGCAAGACCCATCAGAGCTCACCGGACAGTAAAAGCAGGACCCATCAGAGCTCACCAGACAGTAAAAGCAGGACCCATCACAGCTCACCAGACAGTAAAAGCAGGACCCATCAGAGCTCACCAGACAGTAAAAGCAGGACCCATCAGAGCTCACCAGACAGTAAAAGCAGGACCCATCAGAGCTCACCAGACAGTAAAAGCAGGACCCATCAGAGTTCACCAGACACTAAAAGCAGGACCCATCAGAGCTCACTAGACACTAAAAGCAGGACCCATCAGAGCTCACCAGACACTAAAAGCAAGACCCATCAGAGCTCACCAGACAGTAAAAGCAGGATCCATCAGAGCTCACCAGACAGTAAAAGCAGGACCCATCAGAGCTCACCAGACAGTAAAAGCAGGACCCATCAGAGCTCAACAGATACTAAATGCAGGACCTATCAGAGCTCACCAGACAGTAAAAGCAGGACCCATCAGAGCTCACCAGACACTAAAAGCAGGACCCATCAGAGCTCACCAGACAGTAAAAACAGGACCCATCAGAGCTCACCAGACAGTAAAAGCAGGACCCATCAGAGCTCACCAGACAGTAAAAGCAGGACCCATCAGAGCTCACCAGACATTAAAAGCAGGACCCATCAGAGCTCACCAGACAGTAAAAGCAGGACCCATCAGAGCTCACCAGACACTTAAAGCAGGACCCATCAGAGCTCACCAGACAGTAAAAGCAGGACCCATCAGAGCTCACCAGACACTAAAAGCAGGACCCATCAGAGCTCACCAGACAGTAAAAGCAGGACCCATCAGAGCTCACCAGACACTAAAAGCAGGACCCATCACAGCTCACCAGACAGTAAAAGCAGGACCCATCAGAGCTCACCAGACAGTAAAAGCAGGACCCATCAGAGCTCACCAGACAGTAAAAGCAGGACCCATCAGAGCTCACCAGACACTAAAAGCAGGACCCATCAGAGCTCACCAGACACTAAAAGCAGGACCCATCAGAGCTCACCAGACAGTAAAAGCAGGACCCATCAGAGCTCACCAGACACTAAAAGCAGGACCCATCAGAGCTCACCAGACACTAAAAGCAGGACCCATCAGAGCTCACCAGACACTAAAAGCAGGACCCATCAGAGCTCACCAGACAGTAAAAGCAGGACCCATCAGAGCTCACCAGACAGTAAAAGCAGGACCCATCAGAGCTCACCAGACACTAAAAGCAGGACCCATCACGAGCCTCATTCAGAGCCAGCTGTTCTAGAGACATTGTGCCATGTGTCAGCAATCGATGGGTCCAGCAGGGTCCTGCATCCTCCCATTGGGTCCAGCGTCCTCCCGTTGTTTCAGGGACAACAAGAGCTAATGTTTTCTAGAAAGCTATGCTTTCACCAAAAGCTGGTCGAAAACCCAGTTTATAGAAAAAGAGAGGCATCATGGGGATATAAAGATGACTACACTAGTTAAGAGTTCTGAGTCTCTCCATTCCCAATAACTATAAACATTTAAGTAAATCAACCTAAAATCTGGTTTCCTTGCCTATAAAATTAAAGGAGTAAGTTATACCTTTATTACCTGTTTTAGCTTGAGGATTCTATTTCAATGTGTACATCTGTAGCTTTGATTGATATCCCAACAGCTAGTCCTTAAAACTGCAGGATCATTTTCTCCTGATCGGCGTCATGGATTTTAAACAGCAGAGAGAAAGCATGCCTGCTTTTGTCCGTTAGAACAGGAAAGGTTCGGGTGCTCTTAAGTTCACCCGCTTGGACCACAGAACTGTCTCCACCAACCACCTACCTGGCCAGCACACCCCCCCTCCGGCCACCTTCCTGCTTTGGGTCCCAGCTCCCTCGCTCCCTGCCGGCTTTGCTCTTGGCCCTGAGCCCTaacagctttgtgaccttgggtaagttacttaccctctccaagcctgcttcctcatctgcaagatgggGATGATGATAAAAGCACCAACAC
The genomic region above belongs to Phocoena phocoena chromosome 2, mPhoPho1.1, whole genome shotgun sequence and contains:
- the LOC136118562 gene encoding uncharacterized protein gives rise to the protein MGASQSSPDTKSRTHQSSPDTKSKTHQSSPDSKSRTHQSSPDSKNRTHQSSPDSKSRTHQSSPDSKNRTHQSSPDSKSRTHQSSPDSKSRTHQSSPDTKSRTHQSSPDTKSRTHQSSPDTKSRTHQSSPDSKSRTHQSSPDTKSKTHQSSPDTKSKTHQSSPDSKSRIHQSSPDSKSRTHQSSPDSKSRTHQSSTDTKSRTYQSSPDSKSRTHQSSPDTKSRTHQSSPDSKNRTHQSSPDSKNRTHQSSPDTKSRTHQSSPDSKSRTHQSSPDSKSRTHQSSPDTKSRTHQSSPDTKRRTHQSSPDTKSRTHQSSPDTKSRTHQSSPDTKSKTHQSSPDSKSRTHQSSPDSKSRTHHSSPDSKSRTHQSSPDSKSRTHQSSPDSKSRTHQSSPDSKSRTHQSSPDTKSRTHQSSLDTKSRTHQSSPDTKSKTHQSSPDSKSRIHQSSPDSKSRTHQSSPDSKSRTHQSSTDTKCRTYQSSPDSKSRTHQSSPDTKSRTHQSSPDSKNRTHQSSPDSKSRTHQSSPDSKSRTHQSSPDIKSRTHQSSPDSKSRTHQSSPDT